From a single Streptomyces liliifuscus genomic region:
- a CDS encoding DUF4307 domain-containing protein produces MSTVQLPEGRYGRSTDGRADRRLRIIGAVLGAGLLALVGYFAYYYVGGNKISAEIITYDLSDTSVKVHLEVRKDADASGYCTIRSQAESGAEVGRADFRFDQDSTRIDKVVTLRTTAPGTTAELLGCHAD; encoded by the coding sequence ATGAGTACGGTGCAGCTGCCCGAGGGCCGGTACGGCCGCTCCACGGACGGGCGCGCCGACCGCAGGCTCAGGATCATCGGCGCAGTGCTGGGGGCGGGCCTGCTCGCCCTGGTCGGCTATTTCGCCTACTACTACGTCGGCGGCAACAAGATCAGCGCCGAGATCATCACCTACGACCTCTCGGACACCTCGGTGAAGGTGCACCTGGAGGTCCGCAAGGACGCGGACGCGAGCGGCTACTGCACGATCCGCTCGCAGGCCGAGAGCGGTGCCGAGGTGGGCCGCGCGGACTTCCGCTTCGACCAGGACTCCACCCGCATCGACAAGGTCGTCACCCTCCGCACGACGGCCCCCGGCACGACCGCGGAGCTCCTCGGCTGCCACGCGGACTGA
- a CDS encoding ATP-binding protein, which produces MEDVLRGPTPPPGVPVPFVGRDSEVEALSGRLNRWSEPGTSEENPKVVVLHGPAGVGKSALAAALVERLGLRHVHWLSLSDLARAEPTLLRLLAEHGAPRWPVVEAALTADRTGDQREFARELRDQCREHIQGSALVLDGVHPTLGRELLEVLHQGTNLVIITSRQKARWGDLGAYLHTVRPLGARDSVQLAQGVAATRWAGFSPSPEHRRLVSAARGLPLWARVAGAVLAGLEGATPLPVKGPGELLTLATDLLDPAVADMLLRLAAQEEGSAPFSALTVEALLPEDTDPSDVPHILSSLRSYELLLEPSDGRLVLPSPVATAALLRMPQIDRDLLTARVQADVEEAVTHSALGVARLLDGREVPGGRWETRFTPAELVEHVDEFMTLLDRHRYLSGNRHELADALATLLAVRGDAHRLVALHRASGDLTRRGLSLLLRTLGMSQTLRSGQVEESPQRAALGEADASYHAGELSRALTTLDSAPEALGADSAWLSTIRGAALCDQGRPLAAESELAEAEEICRLISFVRGRGWALLHHARACLLMSRAQKADHLLGQATQALRTAGDIRGLNWTATERIRLLLLSGPAEAALVAAQKTLTAHEQAEDIRGMGWTCHLLALGHARLGHSADARVALLASADHFRTCDDQLGAAWTRHRLAILTPDHWQVPELRSTAAEFTELGCDLGQAWSLLECALRAGPSPNEPNELAQAETLFTGLNDQGGLAWAQAVRARRLLPDEVASLVDLAWNHPQDIHNREQLDEDIRTFWRASEAETRPVIPLHARDTVAVSDPRRHKALAKYLATGATPPAAPRCHTRLTLLDDSPTTHATARILLRVTPETSHPWASSQDDRPWLTVVAVPLTAASVEPPTALLRPSPREVHGTEFALTAHRPGIHVIRFTIALEHTGTVLQQVETELEILDTGHPAGLAAPHATSLRGR; this is translated from the coding sequence ATGGAGGACGTGCTGCGTGGGCCCACACCGCCGCCGGGGGTTCCGGTGCCGTTCGTGGGGCGGGACTCGGAGGTCGAGGCGCTCTCCGGGCGGCTGAACCGGTGGTCGGAGCCCGGGACAAGCGAAGAGAACCCGAAGGTGGTGGTTCTGCACGGACCGGCCGGTGTCGGGAAATCGGCACTGGCGGCCGCACTGGTGGAGCGGCTCGGTCTCCGTCACGTGCACTGGCTGTCGCTGAGCGATCTGGCGCGGGCGGAGCCGACGCTGCTGCGGCTCCTCGCCGAGCACGGGGCCCCGCGATGGCCAGTCGTCGAGGCCGCCCTGACGGCCGACCGGACCGGAGACCAGCGAGAGTTCGCCCGTGAGCTGCGGGACCAGTGCCGTGAACACATCCAGGGTTCGGCGCTGGTCCTGGACGGAGTGCACCCCACGCTGGGCCGTGAACTTCTCGAAGTGCTCCACCAGGGCACCAACCTGGTGATCATCACCTCGCGTCAGAAGGCCCGGTGGGGCGACCTGGGGGCGTATCTGCACACGGTACGGCCCCTGGGCGCCCGAGACTCCGTGCAGCTGGCCCAGGGCGTCGCGGCCACGCGGTGGGCCGGCTTCAGCCCGAGCCCCGAGCACCGCAGGCTGGTCTCGGCCGCACGGGGGCTGCCGCTCTGGGCACGAGTCGCCGGAGCCGTGCTGGCCGGGCTGGAAGGGGCAACGCCGCTGCCGGTCAAAGGGCCGGGCGAGTTGCTCACACTCGCGACGGACCTGCTCGACCCCGCCGTGGCGGACATGCTGCTGCGGCTCGCGGCACAGGAAGAGGGCAGCGCACCATTCAGCGCCCTCACGGTCGAGGCGCTGCTCCCCGAGGACACCGACCCGTCGGACGTACCGCACATTCTGAGCAGCCTCCGGTCGTACGAGCTTCTGCTGGAGCCGAGTGACGGACGCCTGGTCCTTCCCTCACCGGTCGCGACCGCCGCGCTCCTGCGTATGCCGCAGATCGACAGGGACCTGCTCACCGCCCGCGTGCAGGCGGACGTGGAGGAAGCGGTCACACACAGCGCTCTCGGGGTGGCACGCCTGCTGGACGGCAGGGAGGTTCCAGGCGGCAGATGGGAGACCCGATTCACGCCCGCCGAACTCGTGGAGCACGTCGACGAGTTCATGACCCTGCTTGATCGGCACCGCTACCTTTCGGGCAACCGGCATGAACTCGCCGACGCGCTCGCCACGCTGCTGGCCGTCCGCGGAGACGCCCACCGCCTCGTGGCGCTCCATCGGGCGTCGGGGGATCTCACGCGGCGAGGTCTGAGCCTGCTGCTCCGCACTCTCGGTATGTCGCAGACGCTCCGAAGCGGACAGGTCGAGGAATCCCCTCAACGTGCCGCCCTGGGGGAGGCCGACGCCTCCTACCATGCGGGCGAGTTGAGCCGCGCCCTGACGACGTTGGACAGCGCGCCGGAGGCACTCGGGGCCGACTCCGCCTGGCTGTCCACGATCCGCGGTGCGGCGCTGTGCGACCAGGGCAGGCCGCTGGCAGCCGAATCGGAGCTCGCCGAGGCCGAAGAGATCTGTAGGCTGATCAGTTTCGTCCGTGGCCGCGGCTGGGCACTACTGCACCACGCCCGGGCCTGCCTGCTGATGAGCCGCGCACAAAAGGCGGACCATCTGCTGGGGCAGGCCACTCAGGCGCTGCGCACCGCGGGCGACATACGCGGGCTGAACTGGACAGCCACCGAGCGGATCCGGTTGCTCCTCCTGAGCGGCCCTGCCGAAGCGGCCCTCGTCGCCGCCCAAAAGACGCTCACCGCGCACGAACAGGCCGAGGACATCCGCGGTATGGGGTGGACGTGTCACCTCCTGGCCCTGGGGCACGCACGGTTGGGCCACTCCGCGGACGCCCGGGTGGCTCTGCTGGCCTCTGCGGACCACTTCCGGACCTGCGACGACCAACTGGGAGCAGCGTGGACCCGCCACCGGCTGGCTATTCTCACTCCGGACCACTGGCAGGTGCCTGAACTACGGTCCACCGCTGCCGAGTTCACCGAGCTCGGCTGCGATCTCGGCCAGGCGTGGTCCTTGCTCGAATGCGCTCTACGGGCCGGCCCGTCTCCGAACGAGCCCAACGAGCTGGCCCAGGCCGAAACACTCTTCACCGGCCTGAACGACCAAGGCGGCCTCGCCTGGGCCCAGGCGGTCCGCGCCCGACGCCTGTTGCCCGACGAGGTCGCCTCGCTGGTCGACCTCGCATGGAATCACCCCCAGGACATCCACAACCGGGAACAACTCGACGAGGACATCAGGACGTTCTGGCGTGCCTCGGAAGCGGAGACCCGCCCTGTCATCCCCTTGCACGCCCGCGACACCGTGGCCGTCTCCGATCCCCGCAGGCACAAAGCCCTCGCCAAGTACCTCGCCACCGGCGCGACACCGCCCGCCGCTCCCCGCTGTCACACCCGGCTGACGCTCCTCGACGACTCACCCACCACCCATGCCACCGCCCGCATCCTCCTGCGCGTCACCCCGGAGACCAGCCACCCGTGGGCTTCCTCTCAGGACGACCGCCCATGGCTCACCGTGGTGGCCGTCCCTCTGACCGCCGCCTCGGTCGAACCGCCCACCGCCCTTCTGCGGCCGTCCCCGCGCGAGGTCCACGGCACCGAGTTCGCGCTCACGGCCCATCGGCCCGGCATCCACGTCATCCGCTTCACCATCGCGCTGGAACACACCGGCACCGTCCTCCAACAGGTGGAGACGGAGCTGGAAATCCTCGACACCGGCCACCCCGCCGGCCTCGCGGCACCGCACGCGACCTCATTGCGGGGGCGGTGA
- the greA gene encoding transcription elongation factor GreA — protein sequence MTQTSENVTWLTQEAYNQLKAELDHLSGPARTEIAAKIAAAREEGDLRENGGYHAAKEEQGKQELRVRQLTQLLENAKVGEAPAADGAVAPGMVVTIAFDGDKDDTLTFLLASREYASSDIETYSPQSPLGSGVNGKKIGQDAEYELPNGKLASVTILEAKPYAA from the coding sequence GTGACCCAGACCAGCGAGAACGTCACCTGGCTGACCCAGGAGGCGTACAACCAGCTCAAGGCCGAGCTGGATCACCTGTCTGGTCCTGCGCGCACGGAGATCGCCGCCAAGATCGCGGCTGCGCGCGAGGAGGGCGATCTGCGCGAGAACGGCGGGTACCACGCGGCCAAGGAGGAGCAGGGCAAGCAGGAGCTCCGCGTGCGCCAGCTGACCCAGCTCCTGGAGAACGCCAAGGTGGGCGAGGCCCCGGCGGCCGACGGCGCGGTCGCGCCCGGCATGGTCGTGACCATCGCCTTCGACGGCGACAAGGACGACACGCTCACGTTCCTGCTCGCCTCCCGTGAGTACGCGAGCTCGGACATCGAGACGTACTCGCCGCAGTCCCCGCTGGGCTCCGGCGTGAACGGCAAGAAGATCGGCCAGGACGCAGAGTACGAACTGCCGAACGGCAAGCTGGCCTCGGTGACGATCCTGGAGGCCAAGCCGTACGCCGCGTAG
- the mca gene encoding mycothiol conjugate amidase Mca: protein MAVHAHPDDESSKGAATMAKYVSEGVDVLVVTCTGGERGSILNPKLQGDKYVEEHIHEVRKKEMDEAREILGVKQEWLGFVDSGLPEGDPLPPLPEGCFALEDVDKAAGELVRKIRAFRPQVITTYDENGGYPHPDHIMTHKISMVAFEGAADTEKYPESEFGPAFRPRKLYYNQGFNRPRTEALHHALLDRGMESPYGDWLKRWDEFERTERTLTTHVPCADFYEIRDKALIAHATQIDPDGGWFRVPLDLQKEVWPTEEYELAKSLVDTSLPEDDLFAGIRDNA, encoded by the coding sequence ATGGCCGTCCACGCCCACCCCGACGACGAGTCGTCGAAGGGCGCGGCCACCATGGCGAAGTACGTGTCCGAGGGGGTGGACGTGCTGGTCGTGACCTGCACGGGCGGGGAGCGCGGCTCCATCCTCAATCCGAAGCTGCAGGGGGACAAGTACGTCGAGGAGCACATCCACGAGGTACGCAAGAAGGAGATGGACGAGGCCCGCGAGATCCTCGGCGTCAAGCAGGAGTGGCTCGGTTTCGTGGACTCGGGCCTGCCCGAGGGCGACCCGCTGCCGCCGCTGCCCGAGGGCTGCTTCGCCCTGGAGGACGTCGACAAGGCGGCCGGTGAGCTGGTCCGCAAGATCCGCGCCTTCCGTCCGCAGGTGATCACCACCTACGACGAGAACGGCGGGTATCCGCACCCGGACCACATCATGACCCACAAGATCTCGATGGTGGCGTTCGAGGGCGCGGCGGACACCGAGAAGTACCCGGAGTCGGAGTTCGGCCCGGCCTTCCGGCCGCGGAAGCTCTACTACAACCAGGGCTTCAACCGCCCGCGCACCGAGGCACTGCACCACGCCCTGCTGGATCGGGGCATGGAGTCGCCGTACGGGGACTGGCTGAAGCGCTGGGACGAGTTCGAGCGCACCGAGCGCACGCTGACGACGCACGTCCCGTGCGCCGACTTCTACGAGATCCGCGACAAGGCCCTCATCGCCCACGCCACGCAGATCGACCCCGACGGCGGCTGGTTCCGGGTGCCGCTGGACCTCCAGAAGGAGGTCTGGCCCACGGAGGAGTACGAGCTCGCGAAGTCCCTCGTCGATACCTCCCTCCCCGAGGACGACCTCTTCGCGGGCATCCGCGACAATGCCTGA
- a CDS encoding ABC transporter permease — translation MSAVTDAVRTAAPGGSFGQSVRDSLVVAKRNLIRMTRIPEMILFGLIQPVMFVVLFTYVFGGSMQIGDTTNPDVYKNFLMAGIFAQTVTFATAGAGAGIADDMHKGLIDRFRSLPMARGAVLTGRTVADLVQTALTLLVLAMVALLVGWRPGSMEPTNFGKIMGGFGLLLLLGYAFTWIGALIGLSVRTPEAATSGGLIWLFPVTFLSNAFVDSSKMTPWLRHIADWNPFSATVQACRSLFGDPGLSTSGAWPMQHPVWASLIYSVLIVVIFRTLAVRKYRSAAA, via the coding sequence GTGAGCGCCGTCACCGACGCCGTGCGGACCGCTGCCCCGGGGGGTTCGTTCGGCCAGTCCGTCCGGGACTCCCTGGTCGTGGCCAAGCGGAACCTGATCCGGATGACCCGGATCCCCGAGATGATCCTGTTCGGGCTGATCCAGCCAGTGATGTTCGTGGTGCTGTTCACGTACGTCTTCGGCGGGTCGATGCAGATCGGGGACACCACCAATCCCGACGTCTACAAGAACTTCCTGATGGCCGGCATCTTCGCGCAGACCGTCACCTTCGCCACCGCGGGCGCCGGGGCGGGCATCGCCGACGACATGCACAAGGGCCTCATCGACCGGTTCCGCTCGCTGCCCATGGCACGGGGCGCGGTACTGACCGGCCGCACCGTCGCGGATCTCGTCCAGACTGCTCTGACGCTGCTGGTCCTCGCGATGGTCGCGCTGCTCGTGGGCTGGCGTCCCGGCTCCATGGAGCCGACCAACTTCGGGAAGATCATGGGCGGCTTCGGCCTGCTCCTGCTGCTCGGGTACGCGTTCACCTGGATCGGCGCGCTGATCGGACTGTCCGTGCGCACACCCGAGGCGGCGACCTCGGGCGGTCTGATCTGGCTCTTTCCGGTGACGTTCCTGTCCAACGCGTTCGTGGACTCCAGCAAGATGACGCCCTGGCTGCGTCACATCGCCGACTGGAACCCGTTCAGCGCGACCGTTCAGGCGTGCCGCAGTCTCTTCGGCGACCCCGGCCTGTCCACGTCCGGCGCCTGGCCCATGCAGCACCCGGTCTGGGCCTCGCTGATCTACTCGGTCCTGATCGTCGTCATCTTCCGGACGCTGGCAGTGCGGAAGTACCGCTCGGCGGCGGCCTGA
- a CDS encoding CHAT domain-containing protein, translating to MTTELRVRIVQDPSRGFTTLPDELTRGPDITVCLDILAGDRIRARLYGPAVPSLYGTEHRADLTARPSEVRTAAARLCRLWKELLVDFRPLTDDGRPAPDTPEQPYAALVDLGTRPPAELYAILEELTLSGSELLFETLLGGTDPRVRRFRTYLAEALSARECLRVRFDSELYIPWPMVCLRTEEAAPPDQDYDEDPATLLARFLGHRHQIEQTGGAYPWLVGRHEPPAVPSVSLNHDTRVDRQGRTKAAEVATVLATNTRFVERTTRAELVRALADHGLDEHLMYFWCHGHFIPNGSQPACLAVKLSDQTAIDAQTVRERRRRFGEDSPFQPFVVLNACHAGVPEGGGDLAFLGRALIHAGARGVLGPQIEMPQRFAAEYALEFLTRYLRGTETAGEIAHAVARHFADKLLNPLGFAYALHCGMDTRLERAAEKATESGREIAV from the coding sequence ATGACCACGGAACTCCGCGTCCGCATCGTCCAGGATCCCAGCCGGGGCTTCACGACCCTCCCCGACGAGCTGACCCGGGGCCCGGACATCACGGTCTGCCTCGACATCCTGGCCGGTGACCGCATCAGGGCACGGCTGTACGGCCCCGCCGTACCGTCTCTCTACGGCACCGAACACCGCGCAGACCTGACGGCCCGCCCCAGCGAGGTGCGTACGGCCGCGGCCCGCCTGTGCCGGCTCTGGAAGGAACTCCTCGTCGACTTCCGCCCGTTGACGGACGACGGCCGCCCCGCGCCGGACACTCCCGAGCAGCCCTACGCCGCCCTCGTGGACTTGGGCACGCGCCCGCCTGCCGAGCTCTACGCCATCCTCGAGGAACTGACCCTCTCGGGCTCGGAGTTGCTGTTCGAGACACTACTGGGCGGCACCGACCCGCGCGTCCGCCGTTTCCGTACGTACCTGGCCGAGGCGCTCTCCGCCCGCGAGTGCCTGCGGGTCCGCTTCGATTCGGAGCTGTACATACCGTGGCCGATGGTGTGCCTCCGCACGGAGGAAGCGGCACCGCCGGACCAGGACTACGACGAGGACCCGGCCACGCTCCTCGCCCGCTTTCTCGGCCACCGCCACCAGATCGAGCAGACCGGCGGCGCCTACCCTTGGCTGGTCGGCCGTCACGAGCCCCCGGCCGTGCCCTCCGTCAGCCTCAACCACGACACACGGGTCGACCGCCAGGGCCGTACCAAGGCGGCGGAAGTCGCCACGGTTCTCGCCACGAACACCCGTTTCGTGGAGCGAACCACGCGCGCCGAACTGGTGCGGGCGCTGGCGGATCACGGTCTGGACGAGCACCTGATGTACTTCTGGTGCCACGGCCACTTCATACCCAACGGATCCCAGCCAGCCTGCCTGGCGGTGAAGTTGAGCGACCAGACCGCCATCGACGCCCAGACCGTGCGCGAACGCCGACGACGCTTCGGCGAGGACAGCCCGTTCCAGCCGTTCGTCGTGCTCAACGCCTGCCACGCGGGAGTGCCCGAGGGCGGCGGCGACCTGGCATTCCTGGGCCGTGCCCTGATCCACGCGGGTGCGCGCGGCGTGCTCGGCCCTCAGATCGAGATGCCGCAGCGCTTCGCGGCGGAGTACGCGCTGGAGTTCTTGACCCGCTACCTGCGCGGCACGGAGACGGCCGGGGAGATCGCCCACGCGGTGGCCCGCCACTTCGCCGACAAACTGCTCAACCCGCTGGGCTTCGCGTACGCGCTGCATTGCGGCATGGACACCCGCCTGGAGCGGGCTGCGGAGAAGGCCACCGAGAGCGGCCGGGAGATAGCCGTATGA
- a CDS encoding ATP-binding cassette domain-containing protein, translating into MPGAIYAEGLVKTFGDVRALDGVDLDVPEGTVLGLLGPNGAGKTTTVRCLTTLLRPDSGKAVVAGIDVLKQPNEVRRSIGLSGQFAAVDEYLTGRENLHMVGQLYQMRAKQAKVRAVELLEQFHLTDAADRPAKTYSGGMRRRLDLAAALVVSPPVMFMDEPTTGLDPRNRQQLWEVIKDLVSGGTTLLLTTQYLEEADHLAHEIAVVDHGRVIARGTADQLKARTGGERVEVVVHEREHIETASEVLRGFGKGDTTVEQHTRKLTVPVTGGAKLLAEVIRELDTRGIEIDDIGLRRPTLDDVFLSLTGHHAEAEDQENGTGEDAKAGKNKKETAK; encoded by the coding sequence ATGCCAGGCGCCATCTACGCCGAAGGCCTGGTGAAGACCTTCGGCGACGTAAGGGCTCTGGACGGCGTCGACCTCGATGTCCCGGAGGGCACCGTCCTCGGCCTGCTCGGGCCGAACGGCGCGGGGAAGACCACCACGGTCCGCTGCCTCACCACCCTGCTCCGGCCCGACAGCGGCAAGGCCGTCGTCGCGGGCATCGACGTTCTGAAGCAGCCGAACGAGGTGCGGCGCTCGATCGGTCTGTCCGGCCAGTTCGCCGCGGTCGACGAATACCTGACGGGCCGCGAGAACCTCCACATGGTCGGCCAGCTCTACCAGATGCGCGCGAAGCAGGCCAAGGTCCGCGCGGTCGAACTGCTGGAGCAGTTCCACCTCACCGACGCGGCCGACCGCCCCGCCAAGACGTACTCCGGCGGTATGCGCCGCCGGCTCGACCTCGCGGCGGCGCTCGTCGTCTCGCCGCCGGTCATGTTCATGGACGAGCCGACGACCGGCCTCGACCCGCGCAACCGCCAGCAGTTGTGGGAGGTCATCAAGGACCTGGTCTCGGGCGGCACGACACTGCTGCTCACCACCCAGTACCTCGAAGAGGCCGACCATCTCGCGCACGAGATCGCCGTGGTCGACCACGGCCGCGTCATCGCCCGGGGAACCGCCGACCAGCTCAAGGCCCGCACCGGCGGCGAGCGAGTCGAGGTCGTCGTGCACGAGCGCGAGCACATCGAGACGGCGTCCGAGGTGCTGCGCGGCTTCGGCAAGGGCGACACCACCGTCGAGCAGCACACCCGCAAGCTGACCGTCCCCGTCACCGGTGGCGCGAAGCTTCTCGCGGAGGTCATCCGTGAGCTGGACACCCGCGGTATCGAGATCGACGACATCGGTCTGCGCCGTCCCACCCTCGACGACGTCTTCCTCTCGCTGACGGGACACCACGCCGAGGCGGAGGACCAGGAGAACGGCACGGGCGAGGACGCCAAGGCCGGCAAGAACAAGAAGGAGACCGCCAAGTGA